The Thermus hydrothermalis genome window below encodes:
- a CDS encoding TAXI family TRAP transporter solute-binding subunit: MKRWLWVLALWGVALAQKPQIVIGTGGVGGVYFYYGTAVAEILNKAGVVQAQAMQSGGSMENLMLLRDRTDPARGLYYCGTVLPDAALLAFQGEERFQGKPAPVRILFTMYPNFFHVVTTEDSGIRVLQDLKGKRVSTEVAGGIIEYEARLLMSAAISGFDPKLHFGKWERVRVAEAAPMLSEGNLDAFFWSGGLPTGSILELAGSLARKGKRLFLVPLPPQSTPVQVLKRRFPGVVDTGIIPKSVYNTRYDTPTLTFWNLFVCPASLPEEVAYAMVRAVFENLPALYAAVAPARDTTLDNAVRSRNGKVPYHEGAVRYFRERGVWR; the protein is encoded by the coding sequence ATGAAGCGGTGGCTTTGGGTTTTGGCCCTTTGGGGAGTAGCCCTTGCGCAAAAGCCCCAGATCGTCATCGGGACGGGCGGTGTGGGCGGGGTCTACTTCTACTACGGGACGGCAGTGGCGGAGATCCTCAACAAGGCCGGCGTGGTCCAAGCCCAGGCCATGCAGTCCGGCGGGTCCATGGAGAACCTCATGCTCCTCCGGGACCGTACGGACCCTGCCCGGGGCCTCTACTACTGCGGCACCGTGCTGCCCGATGCGGCTCTCCTGGCCTTCCAAGGGGAGGAGCGTTTCCAAGGAAAGCCCGCGCCCGTACGCATCCTTTTCACCATGTACCCCAATTTTTTCCACGTGGTCACCACGGAGGATAGCGGCATCCGCGTCCTGCAAGACCTAAAGGGAAAGCGCGTTTCCACCGAGGTGGCCGGGGGCATCATTGAATACGAGGCCCGCCTCCTTATGTCTGCGGCCATTTCTGGCTTTGACCCCAAGCTCCACTTTGGCAAGTGGGAGCGGGTACGGGTGGCGGAGGCGGCCCCGATGCTCTCCGAGGGGAACCTGGACGCCTTCTTCTGGTCTGGTGGCTTGCCCACGGGGAGCATTCTGGAGCTTGCGGGTAGCCTCGCCCGGAAGGGGAAGCGCCTCTTCCTCGTTCCCCTGCCCCCGCAGAGCACCCCGGTGCAAGTGCTCAAGCGACGCTTTCCCGGTGTGGTAGACACGGGGATTATTCCAAAAAGTGTCTACAACACGCGGTACGATACCCCTACCCTTACCTTCTGGAATCTCTTCGTCTGCCCAGCGAGCCTTCCCGAAGAGGTGGCCTACGCGATGGTGAGGGCCGTTTTTGAGAACCTCCCTGCCCTGTACGCTGCCGTGGCCCCTGCCCGGGACACCACCCTGGATAACGCTGTCCGCTCCCGGAATGGCAAGGTGCCCTACCACGAGGGGGCTGTGCGCTACTTCCGGGAAAGGGGGGTGTGGCGCTAG
- a CDS encoding histidine phosphatase family protein, whose translation MRRRLLLLRHGEVDYFPQGKPVPPQGVRLTERGRKQAEAVGKLLRKVPLDLAVHTGLPRTEETLALVLKGRTVPVEAWPDFQEIRPGRLRDLKDAERAFREAFHPKDLSERFLGGERYSDFLNRVLPAYERLLERHWDTALLVTHGGVIRALLSFALTGQRGLLPLEVHPCGLSILDLGEKPLLRLHNLTPYELLPKTRLSTMEALWLAYRTP comes from the coding sequence ATGAGGAGGCGGCTTCTCCTTCTGCGCCACGGCGAGGTGGATTACTTTCCCCAAGGGAAGCCCGTGCCCCCGCAAGGGGTGAGGCTGACCGAGAGGGGGAGAAAGCAGGCGGAGGCGGTAGGGAAACTCCTTCGGAAGGTGCCCTTGGACCTCGCCGTCCACACAGGCCTGCCCCGCACCGAGGAAACCCTTGCCCTCGTCCTTAAGGGGCGCACGGTCCCCGTGGAGGCCTGGCCAGACTTCCAAGAGATCCGCCCAGGTAGGCTTAGAGACCTAAAAGACGCAGAGCGGGCCTTCCGGGAAGCGTTCCATCCCAAGGACCTCTCCGAGCGCTTCCTGGGCGGGGAACGGTACTCCGACTTCTTGAACCGGGTCCTCCCCGCCTACGAGCGCCTCCTAGAGAGACACTGGGACACCGCCCTCCTGGTGACGCACGGAGGGGTGATCCGGGCCCTCCTCAGCTTTGCCCTCACCGGGCAAAGAGGCCTCCTCCCCCTGGAAGTGCACCCCTGCGGGCTCTCCATCCTGGACCTGGGGGAAAAGCCTCTTCTGCGCCTCCACAACCTCACCCCGTACGAACTCCTCCCCAAAACCCGCCTCTCCACCATGGAAGCCCTATGGCTGGCCTACCGGACGCCCTAG
- a CDS encoding acyl-CoA dehydrogenase family protein, translating into MDFSLDRETEALRERVRAFLEERVIPREREATPANLETLTKTLQLEAREWGVFLPHMPKEMGGLGLSWTQLAVVLEEAGRSLLGPRALNAAAPDEGNMHLLHKVASPEQKRRYLEPLVAGEVRSGFAMTEPMGAGADPTLLKATAQRQGRKYILNGRKWFTTGAEGAAFFLVLARTEEGPTLFLVDRENPGLKLVRTIPTMDHWSVGGHGELVLEACEVGEDAILGEVGKGFAYAELRLDPARLTHCMRWLGVGVRATEIAQDYALRRDSFGKKLAEHQGVQFMIADSHIELHAARLMVWHAAWKLDRGERIRHEASMAKVFVSEAVGRAVDRAVQITGALGISEDIPLSIFYREVRPFRIYDGPSEVHRASVGKRALYKGLRP; encoded by the coding sequence ATGGACTTCTCGTTGGACCGGGAGACCGAGGCGTTAAGGGAGAGGGTACGGGCCTTTCTGGAAGAACGGGTCATACCCCGGGAGCGGGAGGCGACGCCGGCGAACCTTGAGACCCTTACCAAAACGCTACAGCTGGAGGCAAGGGAGTGGGGGGTTTTTCTGCCCCACATGCCGAAGGAGATGGGCGGCCTGGGCCTCTCCTGGACCCAACTGGCGGTGGTCTTGGAGGAGGCGGGAAGGAGCCTCTTAGGCCCCAGGGCGCTCAACGCCGCCGCTCCCGACGAGGGCAACATGCACCTCCTCCACAAGGTGGCGAGCCCCGAGCAGAAAAGGCGCTACCTGGAGCCTTTGGTGGCCGGTGAGGTTCGCTCCGGCTTCGCCATGACCGAGCCCATGGGCGCTGGGGCTGATCCTACCCTCCTCAAGGCCACAGCCCAACGCCAAGGCCGAAAGTACATCCTGAACGGCCGGAAATGGTTCACCACAGGGGCCGAGGGGGCGGCCTTCTTCCTGGTCCTGGCCCGCACCGAGGAGGGTCCCACCCTCTTCCTGGTGGACCGGGAAAACCCGGGCCTCAAGCTGGTGCGCACCATCCCCACCATGGACCACTGGTCCGTGGGGGGGCACGGGGAGCTCGTCCTGGAGGCATGCGAGGTGGGCGAAGACGCCATCCTGGGCGAAGTGGGCAAGGGCTTCGCCTACGCTGAGCTACGCCTAGACCCCGCCCGGCTCACCCACTGCATGCGCTGGCTGGGCGTGGGGGTCCGGGCCACGGAGATCGCCCAAGACTATGCGTTGCGGCGGGACTCCTTCGGTAAGAAGCTGGCCGAACACCAGGGCGTCCAGTTCATGATTGCTGACAGCCACATAGAGCTCCACGCCGCCCGGCTCATGGTATGGCACGCCGCCTGGAAGCTGGACCGCGGGGAGAGGATCCGCCACGAAGCCTCCATGGCCAAGGTCTTCGTTTCCGAAGCGGTTGGCCGGGCCGTGGATCGCGCGGTGCAGATCACCGGGGCCCTAGGGATCAGCGAGGACATCCCCCTATCCATCTTCTACCGGGAGGTGCGTCCTTTCCGCATCTACGATGGCCCCAGCGAGGTCCACCGGGCCTCCGTGGGGAAGCGGGCCCTCTACAAGGGGCTTCGGCCATGA
- a CDS encoding SaoD/DsrE family protein: MRVAYVLASPRAASHKLGQMILPQLEAGVHGAEVVGIFFFDDNTLVLQRGNPIGERLAKVAKEKGILLMMCDLCALERGLAEGEARWCTPTGEGRKVPGECRVAAHVVEGVEVGCFPDLYRALAGRVDQVITL, encoded by the coding sequence ATGCGCGTAGCCTACGTTTTGGCGAGTCCTCGGGCGGCGAGCCACAAGCTCGGGCAGATGATCCTGCCCCAACTGGAGGCGGGGGTGCACGGGGCGGAGGTGGTGGGGATCTTCTTCTTTGACGACAACACCTTGGTCCTGCAACGGGGGAACCCCATTGGGGAGCGCCTGGCGAAGGTGGCCAAGGAGAAGGGGATCCTCCTCATGATGTGCGACCTTTGCGCCCTGGAGAGGGGGCTTGCGGAGGGGGAGGCCCGTTGGTGCACGCCCACGGGGGAGGGGCGGAAGGTGCCTGGGGAATGCCGGGTGGCGGCCCACGTGGTGGAGGGGGTGGAGGTGGGGTGTTTCCCGGACCTCTACCGGGCCCTGGCTGGCCGGGTGGACCAGGTGATCACCCTCTAG
- a CDS encoding ABC transporter substrate-binding protein → MKVLRWVGVLALVVGLAWAQGQQPIKIGALFILSGNFAGYGKSGSQGAQLAVDEINARGGVLGRPLQLIVVDDQGNPEVGVREARRLILQEKVDFLFGVDSSSVSLAVAPLTDEYKIPLVVTHAATPTLTEQCRPYVFRTSNNARMDAWAAAALAATLPVKRWANIGPDYEFGRVSWQDFITRLKQLRPDVEVVSEQWPRFGSTDYASFITALMRARPEGVFSTLWAGDMVIFARQAKAFGFFNQVRYFVNPVGAALEVLGPLGKEAPEGLLVSARYWFLYPNTERNRAFVEAYRKRYNEYPSYNAQEAYAGMHMLALAIQKARSTQAEAVRRAFEADGGLTYDAPEGRKRLRPEDHQVFEGLVWGYTKHTPEYPFAILDRMRIIPATDTVYPTQCKR, encoded by the coding sequence ATGAAGGTCCTAAGGTGGGTCGGGGTTTTGGCTTTGGTGGTCGGTTTGGCGTGGGCGCAGGGACAGCAGCCCATCAAGATCGGGGCGCTTTTCATCCTGAGCGGCAACTTTGCGGGCTACGGAAAGTCGGGTTCGCAAGGGGCGCAACTGGCGGTGGACGAGATCAACGCCCGGGGGGGTGTGCTGGGCCGTCCCTTGCAGCTCATCGTGGTGGACGACCAAGGGAACCCGGAGGTGGGTGTCAGGGAGGCCCGCAGGCTCATCCTGCAGGAGAAGGTGGATTTTCTCTTTGGCGTTGACTCCAGCTCGGTGTCCCTGGCGGTGGCGCCCCTCACAGACGAGTACAAAATCCCCCTGGTGGTCACCCATGCGGCCACCCCAACCCTGACGGAGCAGTGCCGGCCCTACGTGTTCCGTACCTCCAACAACGCCCGCATGGACGCGTGGGCGGCGGCGGCCCTGGCCGCCACCTTACCGGTGAAACGCTGGGCCAACATCGGCCCTGACTACGAGTTCGGCCGCGTTTCCTGGCAGGACTTCATCACCCGCTTGAAGCAGTTGCGTCCCGATGTGGAGGTGGTGAGCGAGCAGTGGCCCCGCTTCGGCTCCACGGACTACGCCAGCTTCATCACCGCCCTGATGCGGGCGCGGCCGGAAGGGGTCTTCTCCACCCTGTGGGCGGGGGACATGGTCATCTTCGCCCGCCAGGCGAAGGCCTTTGGGTTTTTCAACCAGGTGCGCTATTTCGTCAACCCTGTAGGGGCTGCCCTAGAGGTCCTCGGACCCTTGGGCAAGGAGGCCCCGGAGGGGCTTCTCGTTTCGGCCCGCTACTGGTTCCTCTACCCCAACACCGAGCGGAACCGAGCCTTTGTAGAGGCATACCGCAAGCGCTACAACGAGTACCCCAGCTACAACGCCCAGGAGGCCTACGCCGGAATGCACATGCTCGCCCTGGCGATCCAGAAGGCCCGTTCTACCCAGGCGGAGGCGGTGCGCCGGGCCTTTGAGGCCGATGGCGGGCTCACCTACGACGCCCCCGAGGGGCGCAAGCGCCTGCGCCCTGAGGACCATCAGGTGTTTGAGGGGCTCGTTTGGGGCTACACCAAGCATACCCCCGAGTATCCCTTCGCCATCCTGGACCGCATGCGCATCATCCCGGCCACGGACACGGTTTACCCCACGCAGTGCAAGCGGTAG
- a CDS encoding phosphotransferase family protein — protein sequence MKEVLEATLRDLLGPGEVVRLQRLPGGASKEAWAVDYRTGDALHPLFLRRAAGGVIYRGTLSLATEFRILKLAQAHAVRVPEPLAYLPDMEGREAFLMRRLEGESIGTRVVRRPEYAKAREQLPLAMAEELAKIHTIPLEKVSFLPAPEAHPWRTALETAYEDLDALEEPHPALEWGLRWLQDHPPRERPLVLVHGDFRVGNLLVDEEGLVAVLDWEFAHLGDPREDLAWPLVRAWRFGEDAKRLGGVGEVGPFLERYNALTGQDFGEKELFWWEVLGNVRWGLGALKQARRHLNGEERSVELAVLGRLAAEMEYEVLYLLESYG from the coding sequence ATGAAGGAAGTACTAGAGGCCACGCTAAGGGATCTCCTAGGTCCAGGGGAGGTGGTCCGGCTCCAACGCCTGCCGGGAGGGGCCTCCAAGGAAGCGTGGGCGGTAGACTACCGTACGGGCGATGCGCTCCACCCCCTCTTCCTGCGGCGGGCAGCGGGGGGAGTAATCTACCGGGGCACCCTCAGCCTGGCCACGGAGTTCCGCATCCTCAAACTGGCCCAAGCGCACGCGGTGCGGGTACCAGAACCCCTGGCCTATCTTCCCGACATGGAGGGCCGAGAGGCGTTCCTGATGCGCCGCCTGGAGGGGGAGTCCATCGGCACCCGGGTGGTGCGGCGGCCGGAGTACGCCAAAGCCCGGGAGCAGCTTCCCTTGGCCATGGCGGAGGAGCTTGCGAAGATCCACACCATACCCTTGGAGAAGGTCTCCTTCCTCCCGGCCCCCGAAGCCCACCCTTGGCGCACCGCCTTGGAAACGGCCTACGAGGACCTGGACGCCCTCGAGGAGCCCCACCCCGCCCTGGAGTGGGGCCTACGTTGGCTTCAGGACCACCCTCCTCGGGAACGCCCCTTGGTCCTCGTTCACGGGGACTTCCGCGTCGGCAACCTACTGGTGGACGAGGAGGGGCTGGTGGCGGTCCTGGACTGGGAGTTCGCCCACCTTGGCGACCCCCGGGAGGACCTGGCCTGGCCCCTGGTGCGGGCCTGGCGCTTTGGGGAGGACGCCAAGCGCCTTGGGGGAGTGGGCGAGGTGGGGCCCTTCCTGGAACGCTACAACGCCCTCACCGGCCAGGACTTTGGGGAAAAAGAGCTCTTCTGGTGGGAGGTCCTAGGCAACGTGCGCTGGGGCCTCGGGGCGCTGAAGCAGGCCCGGAGGCACCTCAACGGGGAAGAGCGGAGCGTGGAGCTCGCCGTCCTAGGCAGACTTGCGGCGGAGATGGAGTACGAGGTCCTTTACCTTCTGGAAAGCTATGGATAG
- a CDS encoding ABC transporter permease encodes MRRLLVLIGLLLFWEVLAGLGWVNPLYAPPPHQVVLTLLELFQTGEILPHLQATFTAALLGLGGGILLGGVLGLMAAFSPFFSDLLEPLMLLLNAIPRVILAPLFVIWLGIGLASKVALSLILVAVLIFFAVYSGVKQVDPRLLERVRTLGGGRGWLLREVYLPSLSAWVLSSLKVAVGFAFTGAVVGEFVASSRGLGYLLSFAQSTYNARLSLALITLIVLFVLFLFFLFGKLEDRLLRWRPRNQGGF; translated from the coding sequence ATGCGTCGCCTACTAGTGCTCATAGGGCTCCTTCTCTTCTGGGAAGTCCTGGCAGGCCTCGGTTGGGTGAACCCCCTTTACGCTCCCCCGCCCCACCAGGTGGTCCTCACCCTCCTGGAGCTCTTCCAAACGGGGGAGATCCTCCCCCACCTCCAGGCCACCTTCACCGCCGCCCTTCTGGGCCTAGGGGGCGGTATCCTCCTCGGGGGCGTCTTGGGCCTGATGGCCGCCTTCAGCCCGTTCTTCTCGGACCTCTTGGAGCCCTTGATGCTCCTGCTGAACGCCATCCCGCGGGTCATCCTGGCGCCCCTTTTCGTCATTTGGCTGGGGATCGGCCTGGCTTCCAAGGTGGCCCTAAGCCTCATCCTGGTTGCGGTGCTCATCTTCTTCGCCGTCTATAGCGGGGTGAAGCAGGTGGATCCCCGGCTTTTGGAGCGGGTGCGCACTTTAGGTGGGGGAAGGGGTTGGTTGCTGCGGGAGGTCTACCTGCCCTCCCTTTCGGCCTGGGTCCTGTCTTCCCTGAAGGTGGCGGTGGGCTTTGCCTTCACGGGGGCGGTGGTGGGCGAGTTCGTGGCCTCGAGCCGGGGTCTTGGCTATCTCCTTTCCTTCGCCCAAAGCACCTACAACGCCCGGCTTTCCCTGGCCCTCATTACCCTCATCGTCCTGTTTGTCCTTTTTCTCTTTTTCCTTTTCGGCAAGTTGGAGGACAGGCTTCTTCGCTGGAGGCCTAGGAACCAAGGAGGTTTCTAA
- a CDS encoding ABC transporter ATP-binding protein — translation MLRVKGLRLGYGPVPVLEGVDLEVGKGEFVSLVGPSGSGKSTLLRAIAGLLRPEAGEVERDFGAEELGFLFQEDALLPWRTARENVALGLRIRGLAKGKALAEADAWLSRLGLAGLGDRFPHELSGGQRKRVALAQVLAIKPRLLLMDEPLASLDAILRTQVTRDLLGLVEAEGIAVLLVTHDLEEAIALSDRIYLLSKGPRARMVREYRIPFPRPRDPVGVRAEPLFGSLLQRLWRDLEEVSPCVAY, via the coding sequence GTGCTACGGGTTAAAGGCCTTCGCCTGGGCTATGGCCCCGTCCCCGTCCTGGAGGGGGTGGACCTCGAGGTGGGAAAGGGGGAGTTCGTCAGCCTGGTGGGCCCCTCGGGGAGCGGTAAGAGCACCCTTCTGCGGGCCATCGCCGGCCTGCTTCGGCCGGAGGCCGGGGAGGTGGAGCGGGACTTTGGCGCGGAGGAACTTGGCTTCCTCTTCCAGGAGGACGCCCTCTTGCCCTGGCGCACCGCCCGGGAGAACGTGGCCCTGGGGCTGAGGATCCGGGGGCTGGCGAAAGGGAAAGCGTTGGCCGAGGCGGATGCGTGGCTTTCCCGCCTGGGCCTTGCGGGCCTTGGGGACCGCTTTCCCCACGAGCTTTCTGGAGGGCAGCGGAAACGGGTGGCCCTGGCCCAGGTCCTGGCCATCAAACCCCGCCTCCTCCTCATGGACGAGCCCTTGGCCAGCTTGGACGCCATTCTCCGGACCCAGGTGACCCGGGACCTCCTCGGCCTGGTGGAAGCCGAAGGCATCGCCGTGCTCCTGGTCACGCACGATCTGGAGGAGGCCATCGCCCTTTCGGACCGCATCTACCTTCTTTCCAAGGGGCCAAGGGCACGGATGGTGCGGGAGTACCGCATTCCCTTCCCCCGGCCCCGAGACCCTGTGGGGGTAAGGGCGGAACCCCTGTTCGGCTCCCTTCTGCAGAGGCTTTGGCGGGATCTGGAGGAGGTTTCCCCATGCGTCGCCTACTAG
- a CDS encoding DUF6285 domain-containing protein has translation MDRPTLDELLEAVAEFLEREVLPALTDPRLRFQTLVALNALGIARRQVALGEDLEAEERRALTELLGEEGEVDALLTSLALRIRQGHAPPGTFAYLKAHVVRKLKVANPKYLERYP, from the coding sequence ATGGATAGGCCCACACTGGACGAGTTGCTGGAGGCGGTGGCGGAGTTTCTGGAGCGGGAAGTCCTCCCCGCACTCACAGACCCCCGGCTTCGCTTCCAAACCCTTGTGGCCCTAAACGCCTTGGGTATTGCGCGGAGGCAGGTGGCCTTAGGGGAGGACCTTGAAGCAGAGGAGCGCAGGGCCTTGACGGAGCTGTTGGGCGAGGAAGGGGAGGTGGACGCGCTCCTGACTTCCCTGGCCCTGCGCATCCGCCAGGGCCACGCCCCGCCTGGCACGTTCGCCTACCTCAAGGCCCACGTGGTCCGCAAGCTCAAAGTAGCCAACCCCAAATACCTGGAGCGTTACCCATGA
- a CDS encoding MerR family transcriptional regulator, with product MPPTLPSLYTLSDLARASGVSRRILQHYAQLGLLEPGALTQGGRKLYTEFALYLVQDIQDLNQLGFTLDEIRQIMALKKAIFHPDGTYRQDWRREEIPLSDEELWAMWRKTGEVLASIERQERMIRRFYRFLTKHFAPKEVRDGLLVGPGDRGVKGEGTGLSGRTGHTPGAGGDAGEP from the coding sequence ATGCCCCCAACGCTTCCCTCCCTCTACACCCTGAGCGACCTCGCCCGGGCGAGCGGCGTTTCGCGGCGCATCCTACAGCACTATGCCCAGCTCGGCCTTTTGGAGCCCGGTGCCCTCACCCAAGGGGGGCGGAAGCTCTACACGGAATTCGCCCTCTACCTGGTTCAGGACATCCAAGACCTCAACCAACTAGGGTTTACCCTGGACGAGATTCGCCAGATAATGGCCCTTAAGAAGGCCATCTTCCACCCCGATGGAACCTACCGGCAGGACTGGCGTCGGGAGGAAATTCCCCTCTCGGACGAAGAGCTTTGGGCCATGTGGCGGAAAACGGGGGAAGTGCTCGCCAGCATAGAGCGGCAGGAACGGATGATCCGCCGCTTCTACCGCTTCCTCACCAAGCACTTCGCCCCGAAGGAGGTGCGGGATGGACTTCTCGTTGGACCGGGAGACCGAGGCGTTAAGGGAGAGGGTACGGGCCTTTCTGGAAGAACGGGTCATACCCCGGGAGCGGGAGGCGACGCCGGCGAACCTTGA
- a CDS encoding phenylacetate--CoA ligase family protein, with translation MAAYWEPEVETMPRRELEALQLERLRFQVERLYRESPFFREKWAGLSLEIRHLEDIARFPLVTKGELREEQRLHPPLGRYTVAPQSEWREYHPSSGTTGFPVGTVWSERDVENITQVTARTLFAYGLRPGDTLLNGFSYGLWVAGMAVHYAARALGLFVLPVGAGQTERHLELLSRFRPKALTATPSFGLYLAEVLKERGLESPLRIGAFGGEAGTENPATRSRLQEGLVLRAYDYYGLAEMGPTFAGECAFQQGLHFAEDHYLVEVVDPESKEPLPEGEVGVLVLTHLTREATPLVRYYTGDLARITKEPCPCGRTHLRALGGILGRADDLVVYRGAKFYPGQVEEVVRGFPELSSEYRIEVLEVDGVAREVTVVVELARPQDLGEGFADRIRQRLKEALGVTPGVRLEAPGTLERTAFKAKRVVRHAGA, from the coding sequence ATGGCGGCCTACTGGGAGCCGGAAGTGGAAACCATGCCTCGGCGGGAGCTGGAGGCCTTGCAGCTGGAGCGCCTTCGCTTCCAGGTGGAGCGCCTCTACCGGGAAAGCCCCTTCTTCCGCGAAAAGTGGGCTGGCCTTTCCCTGGAGATCCGGCACCTGGAAGACATTGCCCGCTTTCCCCTGGTCACCAAGGGTGAGCTGAGGGAGGAGCAGCGCCTCCACCCGCCCCTAGGGCGCTACACGGTGGCTCCCCAGTCGGAGTGGAGGGAGTACCACCCCAGTAGCGGCACCACCGGCTTCCCAGTGGGAACGGTATGGAGCGAAAGGGACGTGGAGAACATTACCCAGGTAACCGCCAGGACGCTCTTCGCCTATGGGCTACGGCCGGGGGACACGCTCCTCAACGGGTTTAGCTACGGCCTCTGGGTTGCGGGGATGGCGGTGCACTACGCTGCCCGGGCGCTCGGCCTCTTCGTCTTGCCGGTGGGTGCCGGTCAGACGGAACGCCACCTGGAGCTCCTCTCCCGCTTTCGGCCCAAGGCCCTCACCGCTACCCCCTCCTTTGGGCTTTACCTGGCCGAGGTGCTGAAGGAGAGGGGGCTAGAGAGCCCTTTAAGGATAGGGGCCTTCGGGGGAGAAGCGGGGACGGAAAACCCTGCCACGCGGAGCCGGTTGCAGGAGGGTTTGGTGTTGCGCGCTTACGACTACTACGGTTTGGCGGAGATGGGACCCACCTTTGCCGGGGAGTGCGCCTTCCAACAGGGGCTTCACTTTGCCGAGGACCACTACCTGGTGGAGGTGGTGGATCCTGAGAGTAAGGAGCCTCTTCCGGAGGGGGAAGTGGGCGTCCTGGTGCTCACCCACCTCACCCGGGAGGCCACCCCTTTGGTGCGCTACTACACGGGGGATCTGGCGCGTATCACCAAAGAGCCTTGTCCGTGCGGCCGCACGCACCTCCGAGCGTTGGGGGGTATTCTGGGCCGTGCGGACGATCTTGTGGTCTACCGCGGGGCCAAGTTCTATCCCGGCCAGGTGGAGGAGGTGGTGCGGGGTTTTCCCGAATTGTCCAGCGAGTACCGGATAGAGGTCCTCGAGGTGGATGGGGTGGCCAGGGAGGTCACGGTGGTGGTGGAGCTGGCCCGTCCTCAGGACCTCGGCGAAGGGTTTGCGGATAGGATCCGGCAGCGCCTCAAGGAGGCCCTGGGGGTGACCCCAGGGGTCCGCCTCGAGGCCCCCGGTACCCTGGAACGCACGGCCTTTAAGGCCAAGCGGGTGGTGCGGCATGCCGGGGCTTGA
- a CDS encoding SDR family NAD(P)-dependent oxidoreductase, with protein sequence MPGLEGLPVLVVGATRGIGLAVAQELVRQGARVGITGRDPDRVQGVAERLGAWGMAVDVRERERLAEAVARFAHEEGLYGLVYNAGTSPAFTRAERLPLEVWDEVLAVNLTGAFVAARAFAQELKGPGSLVLIGSVLGFRGGARLAAYTASKAGLWGLARSLALDWADRGIRVNLVAPGWTETEMTEGLRNHPRLGPAILQEIPLGRLARPEEVARVVAFLLEPENAYLTGGVYAVDGGVGAR encoded by the coding sequence ATGCCGGGGCTTGAGGGGCTTCCGGTGTTGGTGGTGGGGGCCACGCGGGGGATTGGCCTGGCGGTGGCCCAGGAGCTCGTTCGCCAGGGAGCGAGGGTGGGCATCACGGGGCGGGACCCTGACCGGGTGCAGGGCGTGGCTGAGCGGCTTGGCGCCTGGGGCATGGCCGTGGACGTACGGGAACGGGAACGCTTGGCCGAGGCGGTGGCCCGCTTTGCCCACGAGGAAGGGCTTTACGGCTTGGTGTACAACGCCGGTACCAGCCCTGCCTTCACCCGGGCTGAGCGCTTGCCCTTGGAGGTGTGGGACGAGGTGCTTGCCGTAAACCTTACCGGGGCTTTTGTGGCGGCCCGGGCTTTCGCCCAAGAGCTTAAGGGCCCTGGGAGCCTGGTCCTGATAGGGTCCGTCCTGGGCTTCCGGGGTGGGGCCCGGCTGGCTGCGTATACGGCGTCCAAGGCGGGTCTTTGGGGACTCGCGCGTTCCTTGGCCTTGGACTGGGCGGACAGGGGTATCCGGGTGAACCTTGTGGCCCCTGGTTGGACGGAAACGGAGATGACGGAGGGCTTGCGGAACCACCCGAGGCTTGGCCCTGCCATCCTGCAGGAGATCCCCTTGGGGCGCTTGGCTCGCCCTGAAGAGGTGGCGAGAGTGGTAGCCTTCCTCTTGGAGCCGGAAAACGCATACCTGACGGGAGGCGTCTACGCCGTGGACGGCGGCGTGGGAGCGAGATAG